Genomic window (Negativicutes bacterium):
AGCATCGTAAATTGTTATCCCAATACCACGACCGAGTTTACCAGCAGCTTTATCTTCAGTGACTCCCGGCACATCACCAGCGACGCAAGTATCAATAATAAAAGCAATATCAGGATCAATAACCTTGACGCTAGTTTGTGCTCCTCTTAGTCCGACTTCTTCTTGTACTGTACCAACACCATACACAGTGGCAGCAGTATTTTTTAAAGCTATATTTTCCATAACCTCTGCCATAATTGCACAACCGATTCTATCATCCCAAGCTTTTCCTAACAGCATTTTATCATTAGCCATTACCGTAAACTTACTATATGGTACAACTGCGCACCCTGGCTTTACGCCAAACACTTCCAGTGCTTCTTTATCATCTTTCGCACCAATATCAATATACATATCAGCTTTTTGCACCAATTTTTTGCGTTCATCTGGACTTAAAATATGTGGTGGTTTACTACCGATTACGCCTGGAATAACACCATTTGATGTCAAAACATCAACTCTTTGTCCTAATAAAATTTGCTCCCACCAACCACCAATTGTTACAAACTTTAAAAAGCCCTCTTTGGTTATAGTTTTTACCATAAACCCGACTTCATCCATATGAGCAGCTAACATAACTTTTAACTCTTTCTGCTCTTTTCTCGAAAAAATAACACTACCTAATTTATCGTAGTTAACTTCATATTGATGTGCTAATTTATCAATCAATAATTGTTTTACCGGAGTTTCAAAACCG
Coding sequences:
- a CDS encoding M42 family metallopeptidase: MEKKLNWLKQISEVAGISGFETPVKQLLIDKLAHQYEVNYDKLGSVIFSRKEQKELKVMLAAHMDEVGFMVKTITKEGFLKFVTIGGWWEQILLGQRVDVLTSNGVIPGVIGSKPPHILSPDERKKLVQKADMYIDIGAKDDKEALEVFGVKPGCAVVPYSKFTVMANDKMLLGKAWDDRIGCAIMAEVMENIALKNTAATVYGVGTVQEEVGLRGAQTSVKVIDPDIAFIIDTCVAGDVPGVTEDKAAGKLGRGIGITIYDASMIPHIKLRDYVINIAEKYKIPYQLVFSEGGGTDAGRIHLNSVGVPSIVLSIPTRYIHSHNGIIHLDDYNAGVSLLTKILEDFDKDCYKELLK